The following coding sequences lie in one Arthrobacter sp. PGP41 genomic window:
- a CDS encoding alpha/beta hydrolase, which produces MTSSLDHSPFSSSSIGDGPRVGVVLSHGFTGSPHGLRAWARSLADAGFAVRMPLLPGHGTSWQELARTRWQEWHGALDEAYLELDADCDYVFSAGLSMGGALALRIAATRPVAGVIVVNPGLVIDDPRAPIAGILKLVMKSTPAIANDILKEGMDEGAYPRTPVAAAHEVNKMFKDTIRLLPRITAPVKAFRSTVDHVVSDSSLVALRRGLTHAPLDLVYLENSYHVATLDNDADRIFQGSVEFIRSLASGGGPGRSPASAPSTLEVTSHEQA; this is translated from the coding sequence ATGACCTCCAGCTTGGACCACAGCCCGTTCAGCAGCAGTTCCATCGGCGACGGGCCCCGCGTCGGTGTGGTCCTCTCGCATGGCTTTACCGGCAGTCCGCACGGACTGCGCGCCTGGGCACGGAGCCTGGCCGATGCCGGCTTCGCCGTCCGTATGCCGCTGCTGCCCGGCCACGGCACCAGCTGGCAGGAACTCGCCAGGACGCGGTGGCAGGAATGGCACGGAGCGTTGGACGAGGCCTATCTTGAACTGGATGCGGACTGCGACTATGTCTTTTCGGCCGGGCTGAGCATGGGCGGGGCGCTGGCGCTCCGGATTGCAGCCACCCGGCCCGTGGCCGGCGTGATCGTGGTCAACCCGGGGCTGGTCATCGATGACCCGCGCGCCCCGATCGCCGGGATCCTGAAGCTGGTGATGAAAAGTACGCCGGCCATCGCCAACGACATTCTCAAGGAAGGCATGGACGAGGGCGCCTACCCGCGGACCCCGGTTGCTGCGGCACACGAAGTCAACAAGATGTTCAAGGACACCATCAGGCTCCTCCCCCGGATCACGGCTCCGGTCAAGGCCTTCCGCTCCACGGTTGACCACGTGGTGTCCGACTCAAGCCTCGTGGCGCTCCGCCGCGGGCTGACCCATGCTCCCCTGGACCTGGTCTACCTGGAGAACAGCTACCATGTGGCAACCCTGGACAACGATGCCGACCGGATCTTCCAGGGATCCGTGGAGTTTATCCGCTCGCTTGCTTCCGGCGGGGGTCCCGGGCGTTCACCGGCAAGTGCGCCATCGACGCTGGAGGTCACGTCCCATGAACAGGCCTGA
- a CDS encoding alpha/beta hydrolase: MSESSTPSPPAAFSYPGHGPNARTGVAICHGFTGSPLSLLPWAEHLASQGYAVTVPLLPGHGTDWRELARTRWSDWYRSFEAAYLELEGRTDTTFVAGLSMGGAIALLTASRHNVAGVSVVNPGLSFYDRRVRVIGVLKYFQRTTLPIQEEQPTAAVTNDGDYSRTPLAAVHELKKLFGAAARCLPKVTAPVQVFKSRTDAVVPPTSLALLRKGLGENLAEVVDLHSSGHVATLDVDAPEIHAKSGAFFHALARQKTSLETP, encoded by the coding sequence ATGAGCGAAAGCAGCACCCCTTCCCCTCCTGCCGCTTTCAGCTATCCCGGCCACGGACCCAATGCACGCACCGGTGTGGCCATCTGCCATGGCTTTACCGGCAGCCCGCTTAGCCTGCTGCCGTGGGCCGAGCACCTTGCCTCCCAGGGTTATGCGGTTACCGTTCCCTTGCTGCCGGGCCACGGAACCGACTGGCGCGAGCTGGCAAGGACCCGCTGGAGCGACTGGTACCGCAGCTTTGAGGCTGCCTACCTGGAGCTGGAAGGCCGGACCGACACAACCTTTGTCGCCGGACTCTCGATGGGCGGCGCCATAGCGCTGCTGACCGCTTCCCGGCACAACGTGGCCGGGGTGTCCGTGGTCAACCCGGGCCTGAGTTTCTACGACCGGCGGGTCCGCGTGATTGGCGTGCTGAAGTACTTCCAGCGGACAACCCTTCCTATCCAGGAGGAACAGCCGACGGCGGCAGTCACCAATGACGGCGACTATTCGCGTACTCCCCTGGCGGCAGTGCACGAGTTGAAGAAGCTTTTTGGTGCGGCCGCGCGGTGCCTGCCCAAGGTGACTGCCCCGGTCCAGGTTTTCAAGTCGCGCACGGACGCGGTGGTTCCGCCAACGTCGCTGGCACTGCTCCGAAAGGGCCTGGGCGAAAACCTTGCTGAAGTGGTGGACCTCCACAGCAGCGGACATGTGGCTACGCTGGACGTGGACGCGCCGGAGATCCATGCGAAATCCGGTGCCTTCTTCCACGCCCTCGCCCGCCAGAAGACCTCATTGGAGACGCCATGA
- a CDS encoding lysophospholipid acyltransferase family protein, with the protein MFYWVMKRIFLGPVLKLLFRPWVKGLDNIPAEGAAIIASNHLSFSDSIFMPLMVRRPVVFLAKSEYFTGTGVKGRLTALFFRLTNQLPMDRSGGAASAASLSAGMEVLNHGGLLGIYPEGTRSPDSKLYRGKVGVARLALQAGVPVIPVAMIGTDKVQPIGKRLPNIRRIGMIFGEPLDFSRYRDQAEDRDIQRKVTDQIMFELMRLSGQEYVDEYAAVVKLRLAAKPSEPAAAAKPVVPPAPDAAGAGSPSPDAGAGEGAAGLLNAEDDGGAAAKG; encoded by the coding sequence GTGTTCTATTGGGTCATGAAGCGGATTTTCCTTGGTCCTGTGTTGAAGCTTCTTTTCCGCCCCTGGGTTAAAGGGCTGGACAATATTCCGGCCGAGGGCGCGGCCATTATCGCTTCCAACCATTTGTCGTTTTCCGATTCGATTTTCATGCCGCTGATGGTGCGCCGGCCCGTGGTCTTCCTGGCCAAATCGGAGTACTTCACCGGGACCGGCGTCAAAGGCAGGCTGACCGCGCTGTTCTTCCGCCTGACCAACCAGTTGCCCATGGACCGGTCCGGCGGGGCTGCATCGGCTGCCTCGCTGAGTGCCGGGATGGAGGTCCTCAACCACGGCGGCCTGCTGGGCATCTACCCGGAAGGCACCCGGAGCCCGGACTCGAAGCTCTACAGGGGCAAGGTGGGCGTGGCCAGGCTGGCGCTGCAGGCCGGAGTTCCGGTGATTCCCGTGGCCATGATCGGCACGGACAAGGTGCAGCCCATCGGCAAGCGGCTGCCAAACATCCGCAGGATCGGCATGATCTTCGGTGAGCCCCTGGACTTCAGCCGCTACCGGGACCAGGCGGAGGACCGGGATATCCAGCGGAAAGTCACGGACCAGATCATGTTCGAACTGATGCGGCTCTCCGGGCAGGAGTACGTGGATGAGTACGCCGCCGTAGTGAAGCTTCGGCTGGCGGCAAAGCCCTCCGAACCCGCGGCCGCCGCGAAACCCGTGGTCCCACCGGCGCCTGATGCTGCCGGCGCCGGGAGTCCCTCTCCCGACGCCGGTGCGGGAGAAGGCGCCGCAGGCCTCCTGAACGCGGAGGACGACGGCGGGGCTGCCGCCAAGGGGTGA
- a CDS encoding class II 3-deoxy-7-phosphoheptulonate synthase, which translates to MVTELSAKPAFSLSSTAQSGAANYPGLDDWRDLPISQQPSWQDRDVFEASVKELSVLPPLVFAGEVDVLRERLAAAAQGKAFLLQGGDCAETFEAATADKISARVKTILQMAVVLTYGAAMPVIKMGRMAGQFAKPRSSNDETRDGVTLPAYRGDIVNGYDFTPESRGHDASRMLRAYHTSASTLNLIRAFTQGGFADLRSVHQWNKGFTENPAHARYESLARDIDRAIKFMASCGADFEALKRVEFFASHEALLLDYERALTRIDSRTGFPYDTSAHFLWIGERTRELDHAHVDFLSRVRNPIGVKLGPSTTGDDALRLIDKLDPEREPGRLTFITRMGAGNIREKLPAVVEKVTASGAQVLWVTDPMHGNTVTSPNGYKTRNFDDVIDEVRGFFEVHHALGTVPGGLHVEMTGDDVAECLGGADPVDQDAFLDRYESVCDPRLNHMQSLEMAFLVAGALAKH; encoded by the coding sequence ATGGTGACTGAGCTATCTGCAAAACCTGCCTTTTCGCTGTCCAGCACCGCCCAGAGCGGAGCAGCCAACTATCCCGGACTCGACGACTGGCGGGACCTCCCCATTTCCCAGCAGCCCAGCTGGCAGGACCGGGACGTATTTGAAGCATCCGTGAAGGAGCTCTCCGTACTTCCTCCCCTGGTGTTCGCCGGCGAAGTGGACGTCCTCCGCGAACGCCTGGCCGCCGCCGCCCAGGGCAAGGCCTTCCTCCTGCAGGGCGGTGACTGCGCGGAGACCTTCGAGGCCGCGACGGCGGACAAGATCAGCGCGCGCGTCAAGACCATCCTCCAGATGGCTGTGGTGCTCACGTATGGTGCGGCCATGCCCGTCATCAAGATGGGCCGCATGGCGGGCCAGTTCGCCAAGCCCCGCTCCTCCAACGATGAAACCCGCGACGGCGTGACCTTGCCCGCCTACCGCGGCGACATCGTCAACGGGTACGACTTCACGCCGGAGTCCCGGGGCCACGACGCCTCGCGCATGCTCCGCGCCTACCACACGTCCGCTTCCACGCTGAACCTCATCCGCGCCTTTACCCAGGGCGGGTTCGCCGACCTGCGTTCGGTGCACCAGTGGAACAAGGGCTTCACCGAGAACCCGGCGCACGCACGCTATGAGTCCCTGGCCCGCGACATCGACCGCGCCATCAAGTTCATGGCCTCCTGTGGCGCCGACTTTGAGGCGCTCAAGCGCGTGGAATTCTTCGCCAGCCACGAAGCCCTGCTGCTGGACTACGAGCGCGCGCTGACGCGGATCGATTCCCGTACCGGATTCCCCTACGACACCTCCGCGCACTTCCTCTGGATCGGGGAGCGGACCCGCGAACTGGACCACGCGCACGTCGACTTCCTGTCGCGGGTGCGGAACCCCATCGGGGTCAAGCTGGGCCCGTCCACCACCGGCGACGACGCCCTCCGCCTGATTGACAAGCTTGACCCGGAGCGCGAACCCGGCCGGCTGACCTTCATCACCCGCATGGGGGCGGGCAACATCCGGGAGAAGCTGCCCGCCGTAGTCGAGAAGGTCACGGCGTCAGGCGCGCAGGTGCTCTGGGTTACCGATCCCATGCACGGGAACACCGTCACGTCCCCCAACGGGTACAAGACCCGCAATTTCGACGACGTCATTGACGAGGTGCGCGGCTTCTTCGAAGTGCACCACGCCCTGGGCACCGTTCCCGGCGGCCTGCATGTTGAGATGACCGGCGACGACGTTGCCGAGTGCCTTGGCGGCGCCGACCCCGTGGACCAGGACGCGTTCCTGGACCGCTACGAGTCGGTCTGCGATCCGCGGCTGAACCACATGCAGTCGCTGGAAATGGCGTTCCTGGTGGCCGGCGCCCTCGCCAAGCACTGA
- a CDS encoding Stk1 family PASTA domain-containing Ser/Thr kinase — translation MQEHVSDPLVGTLVDNRYAVRSKLARGGMSTVYLATDQRLERDVALKVLHPHLSADENFLGRLGREAKAAARLSHPHVVGVLDQGNDGRTAYLVMEYIKGHTLRDVIAEKGALPPRLALALIDPVVEGLGAAHAAGFIHRDVKPENVLISDDGRIKIGDFGLARAVTTSTSTGALIGTVAYLSPELVLGKPADARSDIYSVGIMLFEMLTGQQPFNGEVPIQVAYQHVNGTVEPPSALVPGLAAEVDELVQWCTSNDPENRPVDGNALLQELRHIRTNLTDAELDLHPPAAAAGGAMARSQAPAAPGAPGQYQRTGQFQDPGGQQNPTEVIGRSNNPTTVMPFGKPAAPAYPPSQGQHRYTGPAHPGAARHTLTPPGDDVEPWSPPPPALGKRAQRRADKEDDRARARAAATPARTLREGSPRRRGILWIIVLVIAALLATGAGWFFGMGPGAAATIPSVANKTVAQAQQLLDEAGFRSTTKDIFDDDVPSGLVVGSEPAAGAEIRKFQPVSLFVSKGPQLFPLPELTGGTLDQAKTGLNTAEMALGRVTEQFHEKVPAGTVLSQDPAPGTAVRHGTPVSLVVSKGPEPIPVPSVVGQDEKDAVDAIEEAGLTAEVAREEVFSRDVPKGAVVSQAPATGTLTRGGTVTLTVSKGPRMVKVPSFVGKQATDARKALEGLGFQVRLNNILGGFFGTVRDQDPVNKEVPEGSVITLTVV, via the coding sequence GTGCAGGAACACGTGTCAGACCCTCTTGTTGGGACGCTGGTGGACAACCGGTATGCCGTCAGGTCCAAGCTTGCGCGGGGCGGAATGTCTACTGTCTACCTGGCCACGGACCAGCGGCTGGAACGGGACGTGGCACTCAAGGTGCTGCACCCGCACCTCTCGGCCGACGAGAATTTCCTGGGCAGGCTGGGGCGTGAGGCAAAGGCAGCAGCCAGATTGTCCCACCCCCATGTGGTGGGAGTCCTCGACCAAGGGAACGACGGCCGCACCGCTTACCTGGTCATGGAGTACATCAAGGGCCACACCCTTCGTGACGTCATCGCCGAGAAGGGGGCGCTGCCGCCCCGGCTGGCCCTCGCGCTGATTGACCCAGTGGTTGAAGGACTGGGCGCTGCGCATGCCGCCGGCTTTATCCATCGTGACGTCAAACCGGAAAACGTCCTGATCTCCGACGATGGACGGATCAAAATTGGAGATTTCGGGCTGGCACGCGCGGTCACCACGTCCACGAGCACCGGAGCCCTGATCGGCACGGTTGCGTACCTCTCGCCTGAGCTGGTCCTTGGAAAGCCGGCAGATGCGCGCAGCGACATCTACTCCGTGGGCATCATGCTGTTCGAAATGCTTACGGGCCAGCAGCCCTTCAACGGCGAGGTCCCTATCCAGGTGGCGTACCAGCATGTAAATGGAACAGTGGAACCGCCTTCGGCCCTGGTTCCTGGACTGGCCGCTGAGGTGGACGAGCTGGTGCAGTGGTGCACCTCCAACGATCCTGAAAACCGGCCTGTGGACGGGAATGCACTGCTCCAGGAGCTTCGGCATATCCGGACCAACCTCACCGATGCGGAGCTGGACTTGCATCCCCCGGCGGCAGCGGCCGGAGGCGCCATGGCACGCTCCCAGGCTCCCGCAGCGCCCGGCGCTCCCGGGCAGTACCAGCGCACCGGGCAATTCCAGGATCCCGGGGGCCAGCAGAACCCAACGGAGGTGATTGGCCGGTCCAACAATCCAACAACGGTGATGCCGTTCGGCAAGCCGGCCGCGCCCGCCTACCCGCCGTCACAAGGCCAGCACCGTTACACCGGTCCTGCCCATCCGGGCGCTGCCCGGCACACCCTCACACCGCCCGGCGACGATGTCGAGCCGTGGTCCCCGCCGCCTCCGGCGCTGGGCAAGCGCGCCCAGCGCCGGGCGGACAAGGAGGATGACAGGGCACGGGCCCGTGCGGCCGCCACCCCGGCCCGTACGCTGCGTGAAGGCAGCCCTCGCCGCCGGGGAATCCTATGGATTATTGTCCTGGTTATTGCTGCCCTCCTGGCAACCGGAGCGGGCTGGTTCTTCGGGATGGGCCCGGGCGCCGCCGCCACCATACCTTCCGTGGCCAACAAGACAGTGGCACAGGCACAGCAGCTTCTGGACGAGGCCGGCTTCCGGTCCACCACCAAGGACATTTTCGACGACGACGTGCCCTCAGGCCTCGTAGTGGGCAGCGAGCCTGCGGCGGGCGCCGAAATCCGCAAGTTCCAGCCCGTCTCGCTTTTTGTTTCCAAGGGCCCCCAGCTGTTCCCGCTGCCGGAACTGACGGGAGGCACCCTGGATCAGGCCAAGACGGGCCTCAACACAGCGGAGATGGCTCTTGGCCGGGTGACAGAACAGTTCCATGAGAAGGTCCCTGCCGGCACAGTCCTGTCCCAGGACCCCGCTCCCGGTACGGCCGTCCGGCATGGCACGCCCGTTAGCCTGGTGGTTTCGAAGGGTCCCGAGCCAATTCCCGTCCCGTCTGTGGTGGGCCAGGACGAGAAGGATGCCGTTGATGCCATCGAGGAAGCCGGCCTCACGGCTGAGGTTGCGCGCGAGGAAGTGTTCAGCAGGGACGTCCCGAAGGGCGCGGTTGTCAGCCAGGCTCCGGCTACCGGAACGCTTACCCGAGGTGGCACCGTCACGCTGACCGTTTCCAAGGGACCCCGGATGGTGAAGGTGCCCAGCTTCGTTGGCAAGCAGGCCACGGATGCCCGAAAGGCATTGGAGGGCCTGGGCTTCCAGGTACGCCTAAACAATATCCTGGGCGGCTTCTTCGGCACGGTCCGGGACCAGGATCCCGTAAACAAAGAGGTTCCGGAGGGATCGGTCATTACCCTGACGGTGGTGTAG
- a CDS encoding lytic transglycosylase domain-containing protein: MTMSRSRKQPPKPSLPMLAATTAALPAVVLSSLALAQPAAAAQPVRAIPGTLAAAMKAQAAKATAAVIPASAVSTAIPAAFRPTQPQAPAEYSIARGDTISAIAGKFGLNTAEILKLNNLQPNTIIYPGQKIKLSGSAAAPAAPAPAPAAPAAASGATYTVKAGDTLGAIAARHNVGLADVFAWNNLNMRSIIYPGQKIKVGGGEAAAAPAAAPASAGLASTSAPAAPVPAAPAPAPASGSYTVKAGDTLSAIATRHGVKLSELLSANRLSMTSVIYPGNKLAIPGGSARPAAPQPAASVTPLVPSSFLGFSYPAAVVSSANENKALLNASPVPSRSEMRNIVADTARRMGVEPSLALAFAHQESGFDQRAVSPANAIGTMQVIPSSGQWASDLVGRKLNLLDPYDNATAGVAIIRQLLATSKDRDTAIAGYYQGQYSVSKYGMYDDTKAYVAAIKAHQKNFG; the protein is encoded by the coding sequence ATGACGATGTCCCGCTCGCGCAAGCAGCCCCCCAAGCCGAGCCTGCCAATGCTTGCCGCCACAACTGCGGCGTTGCCAGCGGTCGTACTGTCATCCTTGGCCTTGGCCCAGCCCGCTGCCGCCGCGCAGCCAGTCCGCGCCATCCCGGGAACGCTTGCCGCGGCCATGAAAGCTCAGGCTGCGAAAGCCACTGCGGCGGTCATCCCCGCGTCCGCCGTGTCCACTGCCATCCCGGCTGCCTTCAGGCCCACCCAGCCGCAGGCGCCCGCCGAGTACAGCATTGCGCGCGGCGATACCATCAGTGCGATCGCAGGAAAGTTCGGCCTCAACACCGCTGAAATCCTGAAACTGAACAACCTTCAGCCGAACACCATCATCTACCCAGGCCAGAAGATCAAGCTCTCAGGTTCAGCCGCGGCGCCTGCAGCCCCCGCTCCTGCACCGGCCGCACCCGCCGCCGCGTCCGGTGCCACCTACACCGTAAAGGCAGGCGACACGCTGGGGGCCATTGCCGCCCGGCATAACGTGGGCCTGGCTGACGTGTTTGCCTGGAACAACCTCAACATGCGCTCCATCATCTACCCGGGACAGAAGATCAAGGTTGGGGGCGGCGAAGCTGCCGCGGCTCCCGCTGCCGCTCCTGCTTCGGCAGGCCTGGCTTCAACGTCCGCGCCGGCTGCCCCGGTACCCGCCGCTCCGGCCCCGGCCCCCGCGTCCGGCTCCTACACGGTGAAAGCCGGAGACACTCTCTCGGCCATTGCCACGCGCCACGGCGTAAAACTTTCCGAACTGCTCTCTGCCAACCGCCTGAGCATGACCAGTGTCATCTACCCGGGCAACAAGCTGGCAATCCCCGGGGGCTCCGCCCGGCCGGCGGCCCCGCAGCCGGCTGCCTCCGTGACGCCCCTGGTCCCGAGTTCATTCCTCGGCTTCAGCTACCCCGCAGCGGTGGTCAGCTCGGCCAACGAAAACAAAGCCCTGTTGAACGCCTCCCCAGTGCCCTCCCGCAGCGAGATGCGGAACATCGTGGCCGACACCGCGCGCAGGATGGGCGTGGAACCCTCGCTCGCCCTTGCATTTGCTCACCAGGAATCCGGGTTTGACCAGCGCGCAGTGTCTCCGGCGAACGCCATCGGAACCATGCAGGTAATCCCCAGCTCCGGGCAGTGGGCATCGGACCTGGTGGGGCGCAAGCTGAACCTCCTGGACCCCTACGACAATGCGACGGCCGGAGTCGCGATCATCCGCCAGCTCCTCGCCACCAGCAAGGACAGGGACACGGCCATTGCGGGCTATTACCAGGGCCAGTACTCCGTGAGCAAATACGGAATGTATGACGACACCAAGGCCTACGTCGCCGCCATCAAGGCCCACCAGAAGAACTTCGGCTGA
- a CDS encoding Rv2175c family DNA-binding protein has protein sequence MSNVEELVGEWLPLPDVARLLDVSITRVHSLLDEHALAALRVGERRIRSVPAGFIQDGQVVDSLKGTIVVLADAGYSDEDLIVWLFTPDESLRGRPIDALREGRKTEIRRRAQTLAW, from the coding sequence GTGAGTAATGTAGAAGAGCTTGTGGGCGAATGGTTGCCCCTACCCGACGTCGCCCGTTTATTGGATGTTTCCATCACCAGGGTTCACAGCCTGCTTGATGAACATGCCCTTGCGGCATTGCGTGTCGGGGAACGGAGAATCCGGTCCGTGCCCGCTGGGTTTATTCAGGACGGGCAGGTTGTAGACAGCCTCAAGGGGACGATTGTTGTCCTGGCTGACGCCGGGTATTCAGATGAGGATCTGATTGTTTGGCTTTTCACCCCGGATGAATCGCTGCGGGGACGCCCCATCGACGCCCTGCGCGAGGGACGCAAAACGGAAATCAGGCGACGGGCCCAGACCCTCGCCTGGTAA
- a CDS encoding polyprenyl synthetase family protein, whose product MTAAEQLRNEQADFVAAVAGELTLFLTSRQAIMSGISPDIEPLMGSISNLVTGGKRLRALMCYWGWRGAGGQPAAQQVVTAGAALELFQAAALIHDDIIDRSDTRRGGPSVHRRFSELHGSRGWALDSERFGHAAAILTGDLCLSFSEEAFTDIGERAAAGTKARLIFNLMRAEVMAGQYLDILEEVAGPVRDRAGAVTRAQSIIRFKSAKYSTEHPLALGGALAGASDELLRGYSAFALPLGEAFQLRDDVLGVFGDPLTTGKPAGDDLREGKRTVLVALALDQASAAESAFIDARLGSPDLSEEDILELRRIIEDSGALAASEVLIHEFGAAAFDALESLPLDELPKTALRRLAEATVSRAS is encoded by the coding sequence GTGACGGCAGCGGAACAGCTGAGGAATGAACAGGCCGACTTCGTTGCGGCGGTTGCCGGCGAGCTGACGCTGTTCCTCACCTCGCGGCAGGCCATTATGTCCGGCATCTCTCCGGACATCGAACCCCTCATGGGTTCCATCTCCAACCTGGTCACGGGCGGCAAGCGCCTGCGGGCGCTGATGTGCTACTGGGGCTGGCGGGGCGCAGGCGGACAGCCCGCCGCGCAACAGGTGGTGACCGCGGGCGCCGCACTGGAATTGTTCCAGGCGGCGGCCCTGATCCACGACGACATCATCGACCGGTCGGATACCAGGCGGGGCGGCCCAAGCGTCCACCGCCGGTTCAGCGAACTGCACGGGTCGCGGGGGTGGGCACTGGACAGCGAACGGTTCGGACACGCGGCGGCCATCCTCACAGGTGACCTGTGCCTCTCCTTCAGCGAGGAGGCGTTCACCGACATTGGAGAGCGGGCGGCCGCCGGGACCAAAGCCAGGCTGATTTTCAACCTCATGCGGGCTGAGGTGATGGCCGGCCAATACCTGGACATCCTGGAGGAAGTCGCCGGTCCGGTAAGGGACCGGGCGGGGGCCGTGACCCGCGCCCAGTCAATCATCCGGTTCAAGTCTGCAAAATACTCCACCGAGCATCCCCTCGCCCTGGGTGGAGCATTGGCGGGAGCCTCGGATGAGTTGCTCCGCGGCTACTCCGCTTTTGCATTGCCCTTGGGCGAAGCGTTCCAGCTCCGCGACGACGTGCTGGGTGTCTTCGGCGATCCGCTGACAACCGGCAAGCCTGCCGGGGACGATTTGCGGGAAGGAAAGCGCACCGTGCTGGTTGCCCTGGCCCTGGACCAGGCATCGGCAGCCGAGTCGGCGTTCATCGACGCCAGGCTTGGCAGCCCGGACCTCTCCGAAGAGGACATCCTTGAACTTCGGCGCATTATTGAGGACTCCGGTGCGCTGGCGGCCAGCGAAGTCCTCATCCATGAATTCGGGGCGGCCGCGTTCGATGCCCTTGAGTCGCTTCCCCTGGACGAACTGCCGAAAACCGCCTTGCGGAGGCTGGCTGAAGCGACAGTCAGCCGCGCCTCCTGA
- the dinB gene encoding DNA polymerase IV: protein MHVDMDAFFVSVELRTRPELMGRPVIVGFPADRSVVLSASYEARAFGVKSAMPMAVAARMCPNAVIIEPRHKLYYEVSARLMGIFESITELVEPLSVDEAFLDVTGAIRRLGAPRGIGEMIRRQVASELGITASVGIAESKFVAKIASTRCKPDGLLMIAPDETVPYLHSLPVGALWGVGAKTAEVLARMGIRTVADVAATPVSSLKKMLGATGEHVHQLSWGIDPRPVVPVRLEKSIGAEETFAVDTADDALLHRELLRLSHRTAARLRSSGMVARTIALKLRFADFSTITRSKTVQTPVDSAQLIYAVALQLLESVGDRAMTVRLVGVRAEQLEDAARTSLQLSIDRRDDNWRAAEQALDEVARKFGSKSVLPARLMEPGNTPE from the coding sequence ATGCACGTGGACATGGATGCCTTCTTTGTCTCGGTGGAGCTCCGGACCCGACCTGAACTCATGGGCCGGCCCGTCATCGTCGGGTTCCCCGCGGACCGCTCCGTGGTCCTCTCAGCCTCTTACGAAGCCAGGGCATTCGGGGTGAAGTCAGCCATGCCGATGGCCGTGGCCGCCCGGATGTGTCCCAATGCGGTCATCATCGAGCCGCGCCACAAGCTGTACTACGAAGTGTCCGCCCGGCTGATGGGCATCTTCGAGTCCATTACCGAGCTCGTTGAACCCCTCAGCGTCGACGAGGCGTTCCTCGACGTCACCGGCGCCATCAGGCGCCTGGGTGCGCCGAGGGGAATTGGGGAAATGATCCGCCGGCAGGTTGCCTCCGAGCTGGGCATCACGGCGTCGGTGGGGATAGCGGAATCCAAATTCGTGGCGAAAATTGCCTCTACCCGCTGTAAACCGGACGGACTGCTCATGATCGCACCCGACGAGACAGTGCCGTATCTTCATAGCCTGCCGGTCGGGGCCCTGTGGGGAGTAGGTGCCAAGACGGCGGAGGTGCTCGCAAGGATGGGCATCAGGACCGTTGCGGACGTGGCCGCAACGCCGGTCTCTTCGTTGAAGAAGATGCTGGGCGCCACGGGGGAGCATGTCCACCAGCTTTCCTGGGGCATAGACCCCCGACCCGTCGTCCCGGTACGGCTGGAGAAGAGCATCGGGGCGGAAGAAACGTTTGCCGTTGACACGGCCGACGACGCCTTGCTCCACCGGGAACTGCTGCGCCTCTCCCACCGGACGGCCGCGCGCCTGAGGAGTTCAGGCATGGTGGCCCGGACCATCGCCCTCAAGCTCCGGTTCGCGGACTTCTCCACCATCACGCGCAGCAAGACGGTGCAGACTCCCGTGGACAGCGCCCAGCTGATCTACGCAGTGGCCTTGCAGCTGCTCGAGTCGGTGGGGGACAGGGCAATGACCGTTCGGCTCGTGGGGGTGCGCGCCGAACAGCTCGAAGACGCCGCCCGGACCTCGCTTCAGCTCAGCATCGACCGGCGGGACGACAACTGGCGGGCAGCTGAGCAGGCGCTCGATGAAGTGGCGCGCAAATTCGGCAGCAAGTCTGTCCTTCCCGCCCGCCTGATGGAGCCCGGAAACACCCCGGAATAG
- a CDS encoding DUF3040 domain-containing protein, with protein sequence MPLSEHEQKLLEQLEKQLHEDDPKFANSMGSDPGRSWSTRHVVIGVLCALAGVFLLLVGVTLQNIFVGVLGFVVMGGGVYFATMRSSSAASKPGSKAGGRKPGKSRSSFMSSLEERWDERRRGEP encoded by the coding sequence ATGCCGCTGTCGGAGCACGAACAGAAGCTGCTTGAGCAGCTGGAGAAGCAGCTTCACGAGGACGACCCGAAGTTCGCGAATTCCATGGGTTCAGACCCCGGGCGTTCATGGTCCACGAGGCACGTGGTGATTGGCGTCCTCTGCGCCCTGGCTGGCGTTTTCCTGCTACTCGTGGGTGTCACTCTCCAAAACATCTTCGTTGGAGTCCTGGGCTTTGTGGTGATGGGCGGCGGTGTCTATTTCGCCACCATGCGGAGCAGTTCGGCCGCATCAAAGCCGGGATCCAAGGCCGGCGGCCGAAAGCCGGGGAAGTCCAGGAGTTCCTTTATGAGCAGCCTCGAGGAACGGTGGGATGAAAGGCGCAGGGGGGAACCCTAA